In one Marinilabiliales bacterium genomic region, the following are encoded:
- a CDS encoding MFS transporter — MEDFKSALNDSAILRWGIMLLVSFTMATNYYFYDAISPLKFLMERELGFSSAEYGFFQAAYSIPNVFLLMAVIGGVILDRIGIRITGFAFIFIQFAGAVVTAYGATPYFNQGGWGYDFMNSFLTAYSPALKVTSLGFFLFGLGAETSIVVISKVIVKWFKGKEIALALGLNIAIARLGMGAAMVLSPRLIIEGSQLTPLWQNWTMPIWFGALLLGVGLLAFLVYMIWDIRFDRRVAERMETDPTEEFRLRDLARLMTNRSFIYITMLCVLFYSAVFPFMKYAPDLMINKFGVDPTMAGDISSILPFGTLVFTPVFAWICDYRGRSASLMVYGSLLVVGVHLSFAFTNITPYIPMFVLGIAFSLVPAAMWPAVTKIVETSRIGTAYGAMFTIQAIGLMVFPWLIGLVLDYTNPGVSETLAAGGKALYDYTQALVMLAMLGVVGLVFAWLLKREDRTSGYGLEEPNKMD; from the coding sequence ATGGAAGACTTCAAGAGTGCACTGAATGATTCAGCTATCCTGAGATGGGGTATAATGCTCCTGGTTAGTTTCACGATGGCTACCAATTACTACTTCTATGATGCCATTTCACCTCTTAAGTTTTTGATGGAGAGGGAGCTGGGTTTCTCCTCGGCAGAGTACGGCTTTTTTCAGGCCGCCTATTCCATCCCGAATGTTTTTCTGCTGATGGCAGTTATTGGAGGTGTTATTTTGGACAGGATCGGGATCAGAATTACCGGCTTTGCCTTTATATTTATCCAGTTTGCAGGCGCTGTCGTGACTGCCTATGGTGCCACTCCTTATTTCAACCAGGGGGGGTGGGGTTATGATTTCATGAACTCATTCCTTACGGCCTATTCGCCGGCACTTAAGGTCACTTCTCTTGGGTTTTTCCTTTTCGGACTGGGTGCTGAGACCAGCATTGTCGTTATTTCAAAGGTGATAGTTAAGTGGTTCAAAGGTAAGGAAATTGCTTTGGCGCTCGGATTGAACATTGCAATTGCCAGGCTGGGTATGGGGGCTGCAATGGTGCTTTCGCCGAGGCTGATAATTGAAGGATCCCAACTGACGCCGCTCTGGCAGAACTGGACTATGCCGATCTGGTTCGGTGCTCTGTTACTTGGGGTTGGGCTTCTTGCCTTTTTGGTTTACATGATATGGGATATAAGGTTTGACCGCAGGGTGGCTGAAAGGATGGAAACAGATCCTACCGAGGAGTTCAGGCTCAGGGATCTGGCTCGGCTTATGACCAACCGCAGCTTCATTTATATTACCATGCTCTGTGTCCTCTTCTATTCTGCGGTTTTTCCATTTATGAAATATGCACCCGATTTGATGATAAACAAATTTGGTGTAGATCCGACGATGGCAGGAGATATTTCATCAATATTGCCATTCGGCACACTGGTGTTCACCCCGGTATTTGCATGGATATGTGATTACCGAGGCCGGTCTGCTTCACTTATGGTCTATGGCAGCCTGCTTGTGGTTGGTGTTCACCTGTCATTTGCATTCACAAATATTACCCCATATATTCCCATGTTCGTTCTGGGGATCGCTTTTTCGCTTGTGCCTGCTGCCATGTGGCCTGCTGTGACAAAGATCGTTGAAACCAGCAGGATTGGAACTGCATATGGTGCCATGTTTACCATTCAGGCTATAGGACTGATGGTCTTTCCATGGCTGATCGGACTGGTTCTGGATTATACCAATCCCGGTGTATCTGAAACACTTGCTGCAGGCGGCAAGGCTTTATATGATTATACACAGGCCCTTGTCATGCTGGCAATGCTGGGAGTAGTCGGACTTGTTTTTGCATGGCTTCTGAAGCGTGAGGACCGTACCTCTG
- a CDS encoding Crp/Fnr family transcriptional regulator, which yields MSNHICGHCINNENSIFFSLTTDEKEILSEKHTCLLFKKGETIYSEGEKPNGLICLSAGKVKIYKEGIGGREQIVRMARPVGFIGYRALFAEENYMATALAIEDSTICIINKESLFRVLKTNSYLSLSIIKSFATELGFSNSRTVTLTQKHIRGRLAESLLFLKDTYGLEKDGQTIKVYLSREDIANLSNMTTSNAIRTLSNFASEKVIGIDGRKIKIIDMDQLEKISEHG from the coding sequence ATGAGCAACCATATCTGCGGGCACTGCATCAATAACGAGAACTCCATATTTTTCAGCCTTACTACCGATGAAAAGGAGATATTATCAGAAAAGCATACATGTCTTCTGTTCAAAAAAGGTGAGACCATATATAGCGAAGGCGAGAAACCGAACGGACTTATTTGCCTGTCAGCCGGCAAGGTAAAAATATACAAGGAGGGTATCGGCGGCAGGGAACAGATTGTAAGAATGGCAAGACCGGTAGGTTTTATAGGCTACAGGGCCCTGTTCGCCGAAGAGAACTATATGGCTACTGCCCTGGCCATTGAGGACTCAACCATATGCATTATCAACAAAGAGTCACTCTTCAGGGTACTTAAAACCAACTCGTACCTTTCTCTGAGCATCATCAAATCATTTGCTACCGAACTTGGTTTCTCAAACAGCCGTACGGTAACTCTTACCCAGAAACATATCAGGGGAAGGCTTGCTGAATCTCTCTTATTCCTTAAAGACACCTACGGTCTGGAAAAAGACGGACAGACCATTAAAGTTTACCTCTCCAGGGAGGATATAGCCAATCTCTCCAATATGACCACCTCCAATGCCATCCGGACCCTTTCAAACTTTGCTTCTGAAAAGGTGATTGGAATTGACGGAAGAAAAATAAAGATTATAGACATGGACCAGCTTGAAAAGATAAGCGAACACGGATGA